In the Pseudorasbora parva isolate DD20220531a chromosome 23, ASM2467924v1, whole genome shotgun sequence genome, one interval contains:
- the LOC137062252 gene encoding zona pellucida sperm-binding protein 4-like — protein sequence MLQQTDQRLQKQVGQQFPQWVQQQANQQVPKQASQQSPQWVQQQASQPSSQWVQQQASQPIQQQVQSKQPVVQAEPLDKCVVADYEQIQCGPDGISGADCGALNCCFNGQQCYYGKAVTVQCIRDGQFVVVVARDVTLPRLSLDSVRLLGGNDPPCSPVGSTPSFAIYQFPVTACGTSMMEDSGYVVYENRMTSSYEVGVGPLGSITRDSHFELLFQCRYSGTSVEALVVEVNTVPAPPPVAASGPLRVELRLANGQCVTKGCAEGDEAYTSYYSDADYPITKVLREPVFVEVRVLERTDPNIVLMLGRCWATSTPSPLSLPQWDLLVDGCPYRDDRYLTTLVPVAGFSGLQFPTHYKRFVVKMFTFVDPASLAPLQETIFIHCSTAVCHPSSGSCEQSCARKRRDADVKTVSVGQTVVSSGEVTMVM from the exons ATGTTACAGCAAACTGACCAGCGGCTTCAGAAGCAAGTTGGTCAACAGtttcctcagtgggttcaacaacaagctaatcagcaggttccgaaacaagctagtcagcagtctcctcagtgggttcaacaacaagctagtcaaccgtcttctcagtgggttcaacaacaAGCTAGTCAACCGATTCAACAGCAGGTTCAGTCTAAGCAGCCAGTGGTGCAGGCAGAGCCCCTTGACAAATGCGTTGTAGCTGATTATGAGCAGATCCAATGTGGCCCAGATGGTATCAGTGGTGCTGACTGTGGAGCGCTCAACTGCTGCTTTAACGGACAGCAGTGTTACTATGGGAAGGCAG TGACTGTCCAGTGTATAAGAGATGGTCAGTTTGTGGTAGTGGTGGCTAGAGATGTCACTCTGCCTCGCTTGAGCCTGGATTCAGTCCGTCTCCTGGGTGGAAATGACCCAccttgcagtcctgtgggatccaCACCTTCCTTTGCTATATACCAGTTCCCTGTCACTGCATGTGGCACGAGCATGATG GAGGACAGtggatatgtggtgtatgaaaacagaatgacctcctcgtatgaagtgggtgtcggaccacttggttccatcacaagggacagccattttga GCTTCTCTTCCAGTGTAGGTACTCTGGTACTTCTGTGGAAGCTCTGGTTGTGGAGGTCAACACTGTTCCTGCACCTCCACCAGTAGCTGCTTCTGGACCCCTCAGGGTGGAGCTTAGACTGGCAAATGGTCAATGTGTCACCAAAGGCTGTGCAGAAG GGGATGAGGCGTACACGTCCTACTACAGTGATGCTGATTATCCGATCACAAAAGTCCTGCGGGAGCCTGTGTTTGTTGAGGTGCGCGTGTTGGAGAGGACTGACCCCAACATTGTCCTGATGCTGGGACGTTGCTGGGCAACATCAACCCCCAGCCCACTCAGTCTACCCCAGTGGGACCTTCTGGTAGATGG ATGCCCTTACCGGGATGACCGTTACCTGACCACACTGGTTCCGGTGGCTGGATTTTCTGGTCTTCAGTTCCCAACCCACTACAAGCGCTTTGTTGTGAAGATGTTCACATTTGTGGATCCAGCATCACTTGCTCCTCTGCAGGAAACC ATCTTCATCCACTGTAGTACAGCGGTGTGCCACCCCTCTTCTGGCTCCTGTGAGCAAAGCTGCGCTAGGAAAA GAAGAGATGCTGATGTCAAGACAGTCTCCGTTGGACAAACTGTGGTGTCTAGTGGAGAAGTTACCATGGTCATGTGA